The following is a genomic window from Elaeis guineensis isolate ETL-2024a chromosome 10, EG11, whole genome shotgun sequence.
TATCAcatcaaatatcataaaattttgaagacTCCATCTCTGCATTTCCAGAAGAGCAAAATATCGGACACAGTCAACAGAGACCTTCAATTAAGTACATCATCAGTACAAAAACAGCTTCCAAAAATCCATGCATTTGAGATGACACAAAAGAGAATCCAAAGAACAAGGGCAACAACTATGACTGTCAGTTGATGAAGCATATAGCTGTCACATAATCCAACTAATATGTATCAAAAGGTGTTGGTATTAAACAGAccggtaaaaaaaaaaaacaacagatCTCCAAATCCCAAAGCTGAAAACACCATAGCCTCACTTGATTTTGATGGATTAATATAGTTCAATATCTTCGCCTAGGTGGGCTTCTTGAACGGTGAGCACGTGGTGATCTGCAGAGCATTGGCAAGAAAATGTCACCTTACACAGAACAGTACTGTATTTCACTGATAAACGTTTGGAATTATATTAGCATGCAGCAACAGGAAATTAATACATAACTTGGATTGAGAAatattgaaagaaataaagaCATGGCATTATTTGTAATGGCTTTAAACAGAATGAGGATCAGTTTCTGGAGATGCCAAGGACTATAAAACCAGGTCCACCAGCATCATCACTAATAGCAAATATTTGGGGAACTAAAAAGTCAATACGGTCAGCAAGGAAATCAAGCTATATTCTCAGATAAATGCCATGCATATATGATGAATACTTGATACAATGAGAGCCCAAAGAATTGATGATCACATCTAATGTATTTTTTCACTTGATGTATGATCAACAAATTAGGAGCATTCAGGAGCCTAAAATGATTCTTGGATCATGTGAACAATAAAACAGGTGCCTAAACATGAAGATTACTCCCAATAAAGCTTAGAACATTTAAGACCATATAGATGTCTCAGAATCCAACATTGATCAGATTAACCGTACAAGCATATGCAGTACAATACAAAACAGTTTCTATACACTGATGCAGAAACTGACGTAAAGCTCAAATGAGACCACTATGCTGATAACAAGGATTGCCCAAGTACATAGAATTCTACCTCCTCCTTGCATTTCTGCGCTTGAATGGACCATTGCTAAATGCCCAGTCAACAAAAATAGTTTGTGTGAGAAGCTCAGTTCCATTCAGTGCTGCGATTGCATCTTGTGCTTCCTCGAACATCTCATATTCAATGAGCGCATACCCCTATCTCACAAAAAGTTCAAAGACAAAAATAAAAGTGGCAACtatagaagaaaaaaatacagAACTCATtcaaagcataatttgaaattacttAATGAAGAGGTTGGGCATTGAGTATATGCTCCTCCAATATCATACTTTCAGATGAATTTAAAAACACAGGTGGTTTTCCTAAGCCTGATCAATACAAATTTTGGAATTGGTTTAGTTAGATCGCAAGGCATCATACAAGAAGTATtgagatcttttatttttattttctcaaaaagCGTATATACTGGAGAATCACAAAAATGAAAAAACTCTATGCAGAGTTTTAGTAAGGGATAAAAGTCACAAATGTAGAATATCTTGCATTGGCCGTCAGAACAACCCTTCAATATGCTAACACAAGCTATGATGAACTCTGCTTCACCAACAATATCTTGTGCATGGGTCAGTATGTTTACAACTATATGAAGTGCTTATGGAGATTTTTCTGGAAGCTAATTAACAGAAAGTGAGTTATTCCTTCAAGCATCTGGCTCAACAAAAGATTGAAGAACTGTTGAGCAAATTAGTCAAACACAGCAAACAGCTAAGAGATGGTCATTGTAATCTCCATGACTTTAGAATTTGTACATCTACCCAAGATGAATGAACACATTGAATATATAAAGTGATTCCAAATTTTTCTAAGAGGAATCAAGAAATCACTGGTCACATTTAAAGTGAAAGCTTAACAATATATAAAcataatatacatacatacatacatacatatatatatacacacacacacacacacatacatacatacatacatacacacacacacacacacacacacacacacacacacatacatacatacatatatatatatatacacatacatatagacgcacacacatacatacatacatacatacatatatatctatatataacataacataacatacatacacacacacacatacatacatatagacgcacacacatacatatagacgcacacacatacatacatacatacatacatacatatctatatataacataacatacatacacacacatacatacatacatacatatatatatacatacatatagatgcacacacacacacacatacatacacacacatacatacatacatatatatctatacataacaTAACATAAACATAAACATAAACATAAACATAAAcataacatacatacatacatacatacatacaagggCAGACTTGGGTAAGGTTGATGATCCGGTTAGGTCAAAACTGGACAATGGGGGTCCTACGTCGATGATCTAAGTCGTTAGATGTGATTTACTACCTCAAAACTGCTTGcacaccaaaaatcatataatttgaagACCCCTAGCCTAtgtatcaagtgatcaaaaaatatatttaattcaattttatttatgcagtccaatttttgactacttgatacATATGCTAAGGGTctctaaatcatatgattttttgcatGCAAGTAGTTTTGAGGAAGTAGATCATATTCAAcggcttggatcattgatgtaggactcctattatagagttttgatctaACCTGAGTCCAAATCTGGTCAACCTGATTTTGGCTTGGctctctatgtatatatatattatgtgtatgtgtgtgtgtcaaATTTGCCCATAGGTGACTAATTTGTTAACATGGGAAAATTTATTATATGATGATTAAACAAAGGCAGTTCCCGAAAACTAATTTGCCCTTATGTTCCTGATTCCTCAAACTTTCCTTGTGTATAAGAAAGAGACATCTTTCCATCGAGGTCTATTATTTGCATAACTCCTTGATCTTATCTATTTCCAAATGTTATCCTTCCAAAGAGATTCAAAGTATCTCAAAGTGCATGTACAGTAGTATATATAAAATTCCATCTCCATGACAAAAACAGCCCCAATAAATCAAAAGTTccattattttaatcttaataaGTTAAAAATATCTCAAATTAACTTCTCCAATACTCTACCACAAATCATTGCAGATGCTGATTACCAATAGATGTTACTAGCTAAAGTGCAATCCCTTCTTTATCCTCAGATAAAAATTGACCCCAGTGCCACAATAACATGAAATGTCATCCTTGTTTGTAAGCACTTCCTATATTCATTTTTGTGTAACATAGAAAGGTAGTGCTCTCCACTAAAAAGTTAGATCTTCAGAAACTAACATATGTTTGCACAAAGTAGATTCAATTCAAATACGATGTAATGGTTTGTTAGAACTTGGCAAGACAAAAAATTGAATCAGAGTTAGGTTTAAGCCAAAAAAGTTCAAAATCAGCTGATTCTACATTGGAACCTAATAATGAGATACTATAGAAAACCTTGTTTTTTAATATACGAAGTGTAGTATCTTCAAATTGTTGTTCAGGGACAAAAAAACAAAACATTTAGATACGCAACATCCCCTGCCCCTCATTACTGGCAATGATCTTTGCATCCCCCACTAAATTCCAAAGAAAAGCTTCTGTTTTATAACAAATGGGTCTTGATTAATATTTCTATGAAAGATTTACCCAGGGAAAGAGTGGTTCATAAGACAATCTGGGTGGGTAAGTGAAACCAGATCACGTTAAACACAACCGTTAGAATACTTAACCTAGGTTTACTGGGCAAAAAAGAGATTTGACAACCAGACCACATTAAGAGGCACTTATCTAAAGCCTAAGAAAAAGCAAATTGAACCAAGAAGTTGTGTCCTGTTGCAATGGGCACAGATATGATTCTACAGAGTAGGGTTCAACATGATCGCCAAGGACAAATGGATCAGCAATTACTCATTACCAATGAAGAATGAAGCAGAACATGAGAGCTATTAAATAGTCATGGTCAGTGATAATCACGATATAAAAATAAGTGCAATAGAAGCATGGCTTGGGTTTATGATAACCTTCTTGTTCAGAATGAAGAGATGCAGTTGTACAATCATATGCtccatttttattttaatcaagatGATGgagttaatattaaaataaaatgctGTTTTAGTAATTTTAGGTGAAACATGTTTTTCAGGTaactaataatttaataataaatcagTAGACTTGCCTCCAAAACAATTGAAAATTTAATATTGTATATGGAATCCACGATTAATGTCTCATCATTTTAGAGTCATGGCGTTAATTTCAATGAAATTAAaaacaataatatttttcattatgTTCCTTTGCAACTAATATTGTTGTCCATGATCCAACAGAAACAAGGATTTTAAGGTGGATGATTGGAAAAACTAGGAAGGGCATTGCAATAAACAGATGTACTAGAGAGACTGGAGAAATTATACCAATGGAAGAAAAAAGTGTTGGCTAAGCAACCAAGATGGTGTGAGCATGCAAAGCAAAAAGAAATTGAGAAGGGCCTAGTAAGGAGAGTTATTAGAATATATGTAAAGGACCTGCTCATAGGAAGCCGACTCATTAAGGAAATATAGATGGACACTGTGTGAAAGGACACACGAAAGCTTCCATAAAGCTAAAGATAGCCCTCAGTAGGAGCAATTAGTGAATGTGGATTCATGAAATGACCTCAAATAGCTGGAGCAAGACTCAAAGCTTATGATTATTGGTACAAATTTCAATATGCAAGATCGCCTTTACGGGAGAATAAAACATTAAGAAACAATACACAACCCATTGCTCAAGTGAGAAGAGTCCTCAAGTTTTAGGATTGAAAGGAGATGTCACCGTCCTGGCAGGTGAGACCATTATGATCTTTTAGAGTTATAAGAATGGAAGTAGCTCATTTACCTTGACAAATCCAGTACGACGGTCTAGGTTTAGATGCAAATTCTTGATCTGCCCAAATTCACGAAAAGCATTATGGAGATCATCTTCTTGAGCCTCCTCATGAACTCCAGTGACCAGTATAATCCATCCCTCAATAGCTGTACAAATTACAAAGCAAACATAAGAAGCCCAGtaacaaaagtaaaaaaaaaaaagtcagcaCTTTTGATGATTCCGTCGGCATTTATGCTTTAATATATCAAGAGCAAGATGAGCTTTCCTACAAAAAAGCTACtaaaatattttaatgagataACGATATATACCACACTGAAATTCAGAAAAATCCATAAGCATGTGGAAAATAGACAAAAGAACATGAGCTTGAATAGAAATATCATGTCATAAAACTCAGACAAGGAAGCACAAGAAAAATCATTCATAATATCAAGTAAATTACAAGAACAAACCTTGAAAGAATAAGAATTCCAGGATTGCTATGTGAAAATTATAGAAATCTAGAAAAAGGCAGGAAATAAGCAGAAAGATATAGATTAATTTCTCTTAAGCTTTGTTTTTTCCTATTCCAGATATGCATCTGCATGAAAAGAGTACAAGGATAAAACTCATGATGCAATGTCTACAACATAGAATAACTAATCATACATAAATGAAAATGGATAACCCCAGAATAGTACAATTTAGTTTCCAAGAAACAAAACTACCATACAGTCTTACCATAAAATAAGAAATGAAACTACAACTTccacatatttttctaaaaacaGCTAAGAAATACAATGCAAATTTTATCAGATTGAAGCATgtcaacaaaaaaaattatgacaatatGTCCAATAAAAAATGTTCTTCATTTGCATTCGCAATACtttattctataaaaaaataatttgatcaatataTCATTTGCATTTGCACTACTTTAttctacaaaaaaataatttgattaatatagtAAGGCTTGTTCTAAACTTGCACCCCAAGGGAGAATGAGAGAGTTCCTCAAATGAAGAAGCATGACCAACAAAATAGACCACAACAAAATGAGGGAACCAAACTTGGAAATGATATCTTGCAATAGCATTCTACCTTACGTTTTTTCTTAAACCTGTAGTTAGGGCTGGCAATTTTCGACACGACCCATCAACGCGGACACGACATGATACGTACTTGGGCGGGTTCAGGTTTGAAATACATGGGTTCAGGTCATAAATGGGTTGACCCATTTATGATATGATAAATTCGTGTCTTAAGTAGGTGGACCTGTGTAACCCATTTTGACCCGTTTTGATCCGTTTAACTAAATGGATTAAAACAGGTTAACAGATTATACGACACGTTTAAATATGTTTAAcatgtttattttaaaattaCTTGAGCACaattgagaaaaattaaaaaattataaccctaACCTAAAACAAACAATGATGAAATTCAGAGCTGCAAATTAGCATagcaaataactaaattatttttatattattttaatttttgactaaatttttattattttagttaaattttgtaaATAAGTCAAATAGTTAAAC
Proteins encoded in this region:
- the LOC105052727 gene encoding RNA-binding protein Y14A is translated as MAANAADVDVVDFEPDDDDLMDEDGGADVDAAPAAPPHPKLRSTITGGDPSAGPKKTKGRGFREEAAVVERNNRFAGRDFESLDSNGGPGPQRSIEGWIILVTGVHEEAQEDDLHNAFREFGQIKNLHLNLDRRTGFVKGYALIEYEMFEEAQDAIAALNGTELLTQTIFVDWAFSNGPFKRRNARRRSPRAHRSRSPPRRRY